The Cryptococcus gattii WM276 chromosome D, complete sequence region GTTCAACGCGGCTTGGCGCAAAAGGTACAAGAAATGTCGGGACAGTTTAGGAAAAAGCAGAAAGTTTACATGTCTAGTACGCCTTTACCTTTGGCTTGGGGTGAATAATACTGTGAGGTAGAGGTTGACCCTACCTCAATTTTGTTTCTTAGAATTACAAGGACATCAAATTAAGAACAAGGATCTGATGGTTGCGAGTGGCGCAATCACATTAAAGGGTACAGAGGTGCTCGATGAGTTACAGGAAGACGAACAGGCTGTAAGCACCTTGATTTCTTCCTCCATGGTCTTCGCTCACACTGTTACTGCAGTCCCAAAATCAACTCTCCCAAACGCACCAAGCACAGTCTGCAGTAAACATTGATATCAACCAACGATCTCGTGAAATCACCCAAATCGCATCCTCCATTTCTGAACTCGCCGAGCTCTTTCGCGATCTAGGACAGATGGTTGTTGAGCAAGGGACAGTGTTGGATAGTGTGGAATGGAATGTGATGGAGGCGGCGAAGGAGGTGAAaggtggagaggaggagctGGTTGTCGCCAGACGGTCAGTTTATCTTATCTCTAACATCAATGGAATGACGCTAATAAATGGTTAGGTACCAAGCCAATACGGCTCGGCGAAAATGtatcttcttcctgctcCTTTGCATATTCGCCCTCATCCTTATTCTCGTCTACAAGCCTCGCTCGCatccttccccttcttcccccgctttctcctcatccttgTTATCATCAAATCCTACAGCTACATCATCATCTTGGGGAAAATCAACAGCTCGTGTAAGGCCTTCACATACGAAAGGCAGTGGGAAAGGTGGGAATGAAGGGATCGTGCTGCCAAGCAGTACAGGCTCAActggaaaaggaaagggaagacCAGCTCTTCCGAGACCGCCGCCTCTAGCGAGTACAACAGGTCGGCATGGGTCTTCATGATGATGctggagagaagagggggaggggTCTTGTATGCCTTGTATAATGCACCATCATATCATTGTTCACCACTGAGACTGGTTGTACTGCCGCGGCGTCCTAATGGTTTAGATACCGCCCAATCCAGTCAACTGCCACTTAAGCACTTTCATCCATCTCGCACCGTAGAGTGAATCACTGGGGAAtggggaaggaaggagtTGAAGTAGGGGGCCGAGCGCGTGCTATCTGCAGTGCGATTAATTAGGCTCGTACCTGACTGATGGCAGCTTATCCCTGACTAGAGAGCAAAACCTATAAAAGGTGCGCGCTTGACTTTCAGAGATCTGCATGCTTCCACGCACTTATTTATCTTTtatctctctctttctcccttATACCCACCACAACCGccactcttccttcctacTAACTATTCAAAACCACAACCATAAAAGTTGAAAGACAAAAGTTACAAATTCGTATCACATCCCTTTTTAAAAAATGGTCCCATCTACACGTTCCACATCCAAGTCACCCGACTCTGTAACTCATAATACATTTCTCGTTCCCGAGTCAAGCCTTCTGCCTACTACCAGTGTAGGCAATTATACCAATAGTCATTCGAATACGCCCACATTTGGAATCTCGCACACTGATGCCAATCTTGACAATAGTGAAGGACCAAAAGCTGTGACAAACGCGATCTTCAACTCAGACCCCAGGGTTGAGACCTATCCTGAACCGTCAGCTCCCAAGTATGAAGTGAGACTCTTCGGACTTAGCCAAGCTGGTATGTTCTTTCATCTTAACACTTACATTTTCGCCGACGGTGTGCATTCTCAATGGCGACGGATGAGGTGTGGAGCGGTGTTGGATGGGTTGGCAAGTGATTTGAGGCAGAGTTTAGTTGAGCGACGCGATACGGCGTCAAGATACAATGCTGACATTGACCATTAGTAACTTCGGATCATTTGATCAACTTCTTTGCCACCCATAGTGAGTACCTTTTCTCCTCTCCGCGCACACTGTCGGTACTCGATGCTGACCGCTTCTTGCGTTCTTTTTCAACCCACTTACCTCCTTTCCATCCACCCTCTATGATTATACTTGACCGCAAAGCAGTCAAGGTCCTAGGTGTACTGTTGCACGCTTCTGCTCTCAGCTCCACCAATCTACAATGGGCTCAAGTCTGGGTTTCGTCGGAGGCAGATGTCGCGAGATGTTTAGGGTTGAAGGGATGTTTGGCGCCTAGTGGAATGTAAGTTCTACTTattcttttttcttttaCTCACTCTCTATATGTCATTGGATGGATATTGACGTTATATCAGCACTCTTATGAGAGCACCATCAACCAGTCCCCCACAAGCTCAAGGCATTTCGACTGTGACCACGCCTGAACTTAAAACTGCCAATGCTTCTTTCGAGCTCAAGACGCCTCCTACACCTCTCCCAGCACCACCTGCGGCCTTTAGCTCAGTTTACAGCGCTGATTGCACTTCTTCTAATCCATCTCCGTTTGACTCTGGTTCTTCTTCTATTCAGAACAGTGGCTCTGCACTCGTCTGTGCAAATGGTTTCAACATGACAAGCCTCAGCGATAGCCTTTCGAGTCTCACTTTGGACATGAACCAACGAGCCAATTCTGGTCTGGGTTATAGGCATGTTGACCCTCAGGGACCCTTGCCGAGAAATCTATATGTGATGGGGTTACCTCTGGACATGACTCAGTGAGTCTCCTGTAGTGTGCTCTTGCCTGTCGAGAGATTGCTTAGCGTTAGTAGGATCCAGTTTAAAGCCTTATTCACACCGTTTGGAATGGTGGAGCATTCGACTTTGCTTTCTCAACTGGATGGAATGGGACGTAGACGGTAAGTACCTAACGGCTGACTTTTGATGTGGACTTATGTCCCTTTATAGAGGTTTTGTCCTTATGTCAACTCACCAAGAAGCGGTGGAGGCTATGCGTGCCATGAACTGCACCTGGCATGCTGGGTTCAAACTGGATGTCTCTTGGGCTCTTATTCAGCGTGAAGCCAAGCATTTCGGACCTAGCAGTGTGTAATCTGTGCAAGATGCTTGGGCGCGGCTGACAGTACAAAGATATTATGCCAAACCGAGTTGTCCACCCTCCAACGGTATCTATCCGACGCGAATCCATGGAAGAATGTACTGTGGTCGTTGACAACCTGGTATGTCTGCAAACGGATACACGGTAACGAATCGGAGCTGATGGATCTAATAGGACCCTACGTACTTTCCCGACTCGGCAAGTACCCGCGATATCTTCAATCATTTTGGCCCCGTGTCCCGCACCCATATTCTCTCCTCCAACCCTTTTAAAATTCTCATTCAATTCGATCATGCGGTATCCGCCACTGCGCTAGTGGCTGCCAATGGTCTTAACCTTGGTGGCCGCCCGCTTGTGGCTCGTCGATATGTGGGAGCAATCAACTGTACTCTCAACTCCGCCAATGCTAAAATGCCCCAATCGGCTTCAATGACGATGCCTGTCGCGAGAACTGCCTTTGATCCATTCGGTCAGCAACTTGGCCCCCCTCAGCATCAGGCTCAGTCTCATGTTCAGCATTCTGTTCCATTCCCATTGAATGATCTGGCGTCGCCACTCTCGAGAATGACAACCAGGAGGGGGAGTGAACCATTTTATCTATCGTCATTGGCCCAATTTGAAGTTTTCCAACCCGATCCTCCTCAAACGTTGGCCCGACCTCTGCTGTCCTACCAGGCTCGACCGCAGTCTCAGCCTGTCTCGAATCCGAAGTTTCAACAATCGGAACAATCTGACGTATTGCAGGTGCAAAAATGGCAACAGTTTAATCCGTTTACCGCATTCATGGAGCCTACTGGGGAAATGAATACGCATAATCGGTTCGGTTTGGGTGCGAAACTGACAGGAAACAGCAGCAACGGCAAAAGCGACGGGAATGGCAAATCGGCCTTGACGGAATCGAAATCTTTCGGTACATCAATTTCTATCAATACTCTTAAATCTGATCTCTTTGCACCTCTTCCTTGGCACCCTATTGGAGACAATAAAAGGACTATTAATGAGGCCCTCAAGGAGACGAACAGTTTGACTACTTTACAGAATGGGCCGCACCAGCAACAGGACCCATTAGGACTGAATAAGGCGGCTGTGAAGATTGGCCTTGATGTTCAGGATGAGAACAAGCGTCCTGTGACGAATGCAACTGGATCAATGGCACCGTTGGGTAATACGGCAGTGGAATGTGGGGGGTTGGGTGTGAGGGGGATGCAAGATCGATGGCAGGTTTCGCCTGATTGGTGGCAAGTCCTTTTTCTAAGCCTATAGCTGATGCTGATGCTGATGGCCAGATGAAATGAAACTTTTTCATGCATTTGCAGAATACATGACGATCGCTTGGATTTGCTCTGGAAGAGTTACGTATCTGGCCTCTCGCTTTTCCTCTTGTGCGATCCCCTACGACGAACGACCCCATTCTCATACCCATACTTGAAGTGGCTCGTTACCGCAAATATCTTGTCGGTTTTTTGTTGTCCTTTTGCATATTCCTGTTACCATCCTCCCTTAGTAATCACCATTATCATGTGCAATACCATTTCTATACGATTCTTATCAAACGAGACACGACCACCCGATTACGTAAAACCTAGAATATACAAACGGACATTTTTCAAGGAATTTTTGTGCCATACTGTGATACTATCGTACTCGATATACATACTTTTACACCTACAGTACCATGATACGTGGCGTTATGGATAATTCTGCATATACAGTTGACAAACTTTGTGGAATGCGACTATCGATGTGACGCAAATTTGATCCCGCTGATGAGTGACAGATGTCCAACTTGACGTTCTCATCCACTTTCCCAATCTCCAACTCTTCTTTCCTACTGATTCTCCCCAACCCACCACGTGAACTAGATGCCGCACCCAACGACGCTCAAGACATACGCCTCGCGCATCGGACTGCACACCAACCCGACCGCGCGGCGGATCCTGACGATCATGGACCGCAAACGCACGAATCTGTGTGTGAGCGTGGACGTGACGAGGGCGGATGAGGTGCTTGAGATTGTGAAAATGGTGGGGGCGAGTGTGTGTATGGTCAAGGTGAATCAAACGTATCAAACAAAGAACGAAAAGAACGAAAAGAACGAAAAGAACGAAAAGAGAGAACGTAGCTGACTAAAAGCTAGACACACTGTGACATTATTGAAGACTTTACACTTGAATTCGCGGACAAGCTTGTCGAGCTTTCGCACCAACTCGATTTTGTGATTTTCGAAGATCGTAAATTTGCCGATATCGGTGCgtccctcttcctctcccaACATTTTCACAGAAAGAAGCTAATAGGAACAGGCAATACCGTCTCTTTGCAATACGCGTCGGGGACACACAAAATCGCTTCATGGTCCGACTTGACCAACGCGCACTCCGTCCCTGGACCTGGGATCATCACCGGCTTATCCTCCGTCGGTCTCCCGCTCGGCCGTGGGCTGTTACTGTTGGCCAACATGTCGTCCAAGGGGGCGCTTGCGAGGGGGGAGTATACAAGGGAGACGGTACGGATGGCGCGGGAGGCCGGTCGGGATTTTGTTATCGGGTTCATCGCGCAAGAGCGCGTCGATGCGGAAGAAGCacaaaaagaagaagaggaagaagactgGCTGATCATGTCGCCCGGGGTGGGGTTGGCGGCCAAGGGGGATAAGCTGGGACAGCAGTACAGGACGCCGAGGGAAGTGGTGCTGGAAGCGGGTGCGGATGTGATTATCGTCGGACGAGGGATTTACGGGGTGCAAGGTGGGGAGGAGGCGGTCAAGGCGGAGGCGGAGAGGTATAGGGAGGAAGGGTGGAAGGCTTATGAGGAGAGGTTGGGGTAGTGGAGTAGATATGGATACATTAGAGACGGAGTAGATATGGATGCATAGTCATAGGCAGTGTGTATGTAGTGTTGCTTTACACCAAGGTGAAATATGATAGTCGGAGAAAAGTCGGCGTATTGGATAAAGCAACAGCGTCATGATCGGTAAAACGGTCCGACTCGGATACGAATGTTTTAAAACAGactctcttttctcttcatACACTATACACTTTCCACCACGATGCCCCCCCTGCAGACGTATGGCGAGCGGCCGGTTGTGCTGTTGACTGTACGTGCGAGTGCGCCTGCCTAGCTGACGTTTGCAGAACGACGACGGCCCGCCCTGCGACGCCTCGCCGAACATTTACTCATTTGCGCACGCGCTGGAGCGACAGCTGGGGTGGGATGTGCGGGTGGTGATCCCGGACTCGCAAAAGTCATGGTGGGTGGCGGGCCACGTGGCGGGCAGCGCTGATGGACGGGTGTAGGGTGGGCAAGGCATATGCGATCAACGACGTCATCACCGCCAGCTACTTTTACCCGCAAGGTAGCTGCCCCCGCACGGACACTCGCTGACCACCGCAGGGCCCGACGGCCGCACGGGGGAGGTCACGCACGTCCCCCGCCCCCTCAAACACGGCGAGTCGATGGAATGGGTCCTTCTTTCTGGCGTGAGTCGCCTCTTTCCACTCCCCCCGCTGACGctcccccctccccctTCCCCCGCTGACGctccccccccccccttCCCCCCCCACAGACCCCCTCGTCATGCGCCAACATCGCGCTGCACAATCTCTACCCCGGCGAAATCGACCTCGTCATCTCCGGCCCCAACCGTATgtccccccccccccttAATTAACTGTAATTAACACTCCCAGACGGCCGCAACTCGTCCACCGCGTTCGCCCTCTCCTCCGGCACAGTCGGCGCCGCCCTCGCCGCCACCCTCTCCGTCCCCCTCCCCGGGCCCCCCGCCCCCGCCCCCGGCCCCCCCCTCCACACCGAACACGTCCCCTGCATCGCCCTCTCCTACGCCGTCGTCGCCCGCCCCGTCGCACCCCGTCTCCTCGCACTCGCCGCAGAAACCGCGGTCGACGTCTGCAAGAGACTCTTCGACAACTGGGCACACGACTCGGCCCCAGGGCGTGCAGGCAAGGTCCAACTCTACAGCGTCAACGTGCCCCTCGTCGAGCAGTATCTCGAAAAGGGCAGTCGCAAGGCGGTCTACACCGAGCTGTGGAAGAATGCGTATGGGTCCCTGTTCAAACCGACCACTCGGCAAGTCTTTTCTTGCAGCCAGCTCGAATTACTAACGTTTGCGCAGCGACCACACGCACTTCGACCCCGCAGACGATCCCGACCAAGGGAACGCAACCACCGAACACCAGCCAAACAAG contains the following coding sequences:
- a CDS encoding orotidine-5'-phosphate decarboxylase, putative (Similar to TIGR gene model, INSD accession AAW46659.1), translated to MPHPTTLKTYASRIGLHTNPTARRILTIMDRKRTNLCVSVDVTRADEVLEIVKMVGASVCMVKTHCDIIEDFTLEFADKLVELSHQLDFVIFEDRKFADIGNTVSLQYASGTHKIASWSDLTNAHSVPGPGIITGLSSVGLPLGRGLLLLANMSSKGALARGEYTRETVRMAREAGRDFVIGFIAQERVDAEEAQKEEEEEDWLIMSPGVGLAAKGDKLGQQYRTPREVVLEAGADVIIVGRGIYGVQGGEEAVKAEAERYREEGWKAYEERLG
- a CDS encoding t-SNARE, putative (Similar to TIGR gene model, INSD accession AAW46660.1) — translated: MSNYNPLLPNADEPITRSRTLFFLSIRDSNPFSRPRPSREYGHQISLDDVGGDEGEEDRLIGGRGGWKEIGMKGLPPKWVDLSEEVEEILGRTRNKIAALDKLHAKHVLPGFTDRSSEEREIERQTIDITRDFKRCTSLIGSITPERSAPRVHVLTAKNVQRGLAQKVQEMSGQFRKKQKVYMSKLQGHQIKNKDLMVASGAITLKGTEVLDELQEDEQASQNQLSQTHQAQSAVNIDINQRSREITQIASSISELAELFRDLGQMVVEQGTVLDSVEWNVMEAAKEVKGGEEELVVARRYQANTARRKCIFFLLLCIFALILILVYKPRSHPSPSSPAFSSSLLSSNPTATSSSWGKSTARVRPSHTKGSGKGGNEGIVLPSSTGSTGKGKGRPALPRPPPLASTTGRHGSS
- a CDS encoding uncharacterized protein (Similar to SGTC gene model, INSD accession EAL19017.1), yielding MVPSTRSTSKSPDSVTHNTFLVPESSLLPTTSVGNYTNSHSNTPTFGISHTDANLDNSEGPKAVTNAIFNSDPRVETYPEPSAPKYEVRLFGLSQADTMLTLTISNFGSFDQLLCHPYSTNLQWAQVWVSSEADVARCLGLKGCLAPSGITLMRAPSTSPPQAQGISTVTTPELKTANASFELKTPPTPLPAPPAAFSSVYSADCTSSNPSPFDSGSSSIQNSGSALVCANGFNMTSLSDSLSSLTLDMNQRANSGLGYRHVDPQGPLPRNLYVMGLPLDMTQIQFKALFTPFGMVEHSTLLSQLDGMGRRRGFVLMSTHQEAVEAMRAMNCTWHAGFKLDVSWALIQREAKHFGPSNIMPNRVVHPPTVSIRRESMEECTVVVDNLDPTYFPDSASTRDIFNHFGPVSRTHILSSNPFKILIQFDHAVSATALVAANGLNLGGRPLVARRYVGAINCTLNSANAKMPQSASMTMPVARTAFDPFGQQLGPPQHQAQSHVQHSVPFPLNDLASPLSRMTTRRGSEPFYLSSLAQFEVFQPDPPQTLARPLLSYQARPQSQPVSNPKFQQSEQSDVLQVQKWQQFNPFTAFMEPTGEMNTHNRFGLGAKLTGNSSNGKSDGNGKSALTESKSFGTSISINTLKSDLFAPLPWHPIGDNKRTINEALKETNSLTTLQNGPHQQQDPLGLNKAAVKIGLDVQDENKRPVTNATGSMAPLGNTAVECGGLGVRGMQDRWQVSPDWWQVLFLSL
- a CDS encoding cytoplasm protein, putative (Similar to TIGR gene model, INSD accession AAW40774.1), encoding MPPLQTYGERPVVLLTNDDGPPCDASPNIYSFAHALERQLGWDVRVVIPDSQKSWVGKAYAINDVITASYFYPQGPDGRTGEVTHVPRPLKHGESMEWVLLSGTPSSCANIALHNLYPGEIDLVISGPNHGRNSSTAFALSSGTVGAALAATLSVPLPGPPAPAPGPPLHTEHVPCIALSYAVVARPVAPRLLALAAETAVDVCKRLFDNWAHDSAPGRAGKVQLYSVNVPLVEQYLEKGSRKAVYTELWKNAYGSLFKPTTRQVFSCSQLELLTFAQRPHALRPRRRSRPRERNHRTPAKQAASRPRPGPHQNIRRYTRPCRPPYPILNPCSSHCSTAAAAEIPVRSQPPTRPLSQRRHLDRRNRCMGIGKGVRQRHALEGRV